The DNA window AACATCTACTAATTCTTCACCAGAAGAAGACAGCATACCGAATCCTTTTCAGTTTCATCCTATAGACCAGGCTGGTCAGTACTCAGCCTCAGCATTTTCTTTGTATCATCCTCTCTGGAATGTGAGTGAGATTCAAAGGCCGCGGGTTTTGCAGCCAAATGGGGCGTCAGAAAGGAGAGTTGTTGATGCATATACGACTAAAGTTGCTCGAAATAAGCGAAAGCTGGCTCGCCAAAGGACCCTTACCAAGCATTCTAATTCTGCTGCTCATTCACTTCTCGATGCCCGGAGATTGACCTTCAATCTGCAATCTGGCCAGAGTAGTATCAATAGAGATCTTTATAAATTCTGCACCCCCGACAACAAGGTCAGTTTCTGCCaaattttatggaatttggtttctgttttttatgtgtttttagaTTGTTTTCTAATGTGTTTGCAGAAACTAAGGTTGTTGCTGAGAAAGGAATTAAAAACAAGTGATGTTGGGTCTCTTGGGAGGATTATTCTTCCAAAGGTGAAGTTTTATTGATTCATTCACAAGTCCACTTTTAGGACAACCACTTTAATTGTTGTTAGTAAGAAACCATGATATCATAAGCTGATCTATTGTGTGGTGTTTGCATGCCAATCCAGAGAGAAGCAGAGGAAAATCTGCCTGTTCTGTCTGATAAAGAAGGAATTTTAGTTTCAATCAGAGATGTGAACTCTAACAAAGAATGGAGCTTGAAGTTCAAGTAAGAATTTCCCTTGATTTGCTTACAcatgtttttgttttataattctGCGACTTTCAGACTATGATAACCATTGATCTATGACATAGGTATTGGTCTAACAACAAAAGTAGAATGTATGTTCTTGAAAACACAGGTGAGTGATTCAAAAACAAACCTTCTGAATTTTACTTCTCTTTCGAGTTTATTTTCATTACTATTTTAATCTCTACAGGAGAATTCGTAAAGCAAAATGGGATGGGGATCGGCGATTCCCTTACACTCTACGAGGATGAGAACAAGAAACTCGTGAGTTTATCTCATCTTCCTCCTATTACAACTATATAGTACTAACATTTAACTTCATGTTTAACATTATAAATTTGGAAATCGAAAGTCTCCATATATTAGGCTTAGCCCATTAGTTATCAAAAATTGAACTGCCAACCATATAATGCTAGGAAGCAACATGCTAGAGTTCTTGATTCCGACGTTTCAGCATTTAGTTCGTTCATTAAAATGCTTCTGAAACTctaaaactctatatttataacttattctTATAGAAAACTGTCCTTTTGCCCGTTTTCTGTTTCGCCATTTCCCTTTCGGTGAGGCTATATATACTTGACCTTACCATGGAAAAGTGTGGAAACTCCAATAAATGTTGCATCAAGAAACCAAAAGTTTA is part of the Mercurialis annua linkage group LG3, ddMerAnnu1.2, whole genome shotgun sequence genome and encodes:
- the LOC126672279 gene encoding B3 domain-containing transcription factor LEC2; the protein is MENLISTNTSKPVSYPSTSTNSSPEEDSIPNPFQFHPIDQAGQYSASAFSLYHPLWNVSEIQRPRVLQPNGASERRVVDAYTTKVARNKRKLARQRTLTKHSNSAAHSLLDARRLTFNLQSGQSSINRDLYKFCTPDNKKLRLLLRKELKTSDVGSLGRIILPKREAEENLPVLSDKEGILVSIRDVNSNKEWSLKFKYWSNNKSRMYVLENTGEFVKQNGMGIGDSLTLYEDENKKLYFSVEKAEKQKSDEQHSMNHNYIYIPHTYQAREEEEASLELLIEQLKHEEQQEEVVSLSMDIAPSYRHKDEDKNFGPFNNFTSISIYPQPVVAAIAPMQPSSSAHGSMRVVDDHYVDDFYTGLDLLPDAYRYKF